The following proteins come from a genomic window of Campylobacter coli 76339:
- a CDS encoding RND efflux system, inner membrane transporter CmeB, which translates to MFSKFFIERPIFASVVAIIISLAGAIGLTNLPIEQYPSLTPPTVKVSATYTGADAQTIATTVASPIEDAINGADNMIYMDSTSSSSGTMTLTVYFDIGTDPDQATIDVNNRISAATAKMPDEVKKLGVTVRKTSSTTLAAISMYSSNGSMSAVDVYNYITLNILDELKRVPGVGDANAIGNRNYSLRIWLKPDLLNKFGATATDVIAAVNDQNAQYATGKIGEEPVTQKSPYVYSITMQGRLQSPSEFENIILRTNEDGSFLRLKDVADVEIGSQQYRSQGRLNGNDAVPIMINLQSGANALNTAKLVEAKMQELSKSFPEGLEYKIPYDTTKFVIESIKEVIKTFVEALILVIIVMYMFLKNFRSTLIPMIAVPVSLLGTFAGLYLLGFSINLLTLFALILAIGIVVDDAIIVVENIDRILHEDANISVKDAAIQAMEEVSSPVISIVLVLCAVFIPVSFISGFVGEIQRQFALTLAISVTISGFVALTLTPSLCALFLRRNESKPFYIVQKFNDFFDWSTSVFSAGVAYILKRTIRFVLIFCIMLGAIFYLYKQVPSSLVPEEDQGLMISIVNLPSASALHRTISEVDAMSQEILKTDGVKDAMAMIGFDLFTSSLKENAAAMFIGLEDWKDRNASADEIIMELNKKFAFDRDAASVFIGLPPIPGLSITGGFEMYAQNKSGKSYDQIQEDVNKLVAAANQRKELYRVRTTLDTSFPQYKLIIDRDKLKHFNLNMKDVFSTMNATIGTYYVNDFSMLGKNFQVNIRAKGDFINTQNALKNIFVRSNDGKMIPLDSFLTLQRSSGPDDVKRFNLFPAAQIQGQPAPGYTSGQAIEAISQVAQETLGDDYSIAWSGSAYQEVSSKGTASYAFILGMVFVFLILAAQYERWLIPLAVVTAVPFAVFGSFLLVYLRGFTNDIYFQTGLLLLIGLSAKNAILIVEFAMEERFKKGKKVFDATVAAARLRFRPIIMTSLAFTFGVLPMIFATGAGSASRHSLGTGLIGGMIAASTLAIFFVPLFFYILENFNEWLDKKRGKVHE; encoded by the coding sequence ATGTTTTCTAAATTTTTTATCGAAAGACCTATTTTTGCCTCTGTTGTAGCCATTATCATTTCTTTAGCTGGAGCTATCGGGCTTACAAATTTACCTATAGAACAATACCCATCCTTAACTCCTCCTACAGTTAAGGTAAGTGCAACTTATACAGGTGCAGATGCTCAAACTATCGCAACAACAGTTGCAAGCCCTATTGAAGATGCTATCAATGGTGCTGATAATATGATATACATGGATTCGACTTCAAGTTCATCAGGAACTATGACTTTAACTGTATATTTTGACATAGGTACCGATCCTGATCAAGCAACCATAGATGTTAACAATAGAATTTCAGCGGCAACTGCAAAAATGCCTGATGAAGTAAAAAAACTAGGCGTTACAGTTAGAAAAACTTCTTCTACAACGCTTGCTGCTATTTCTATGTATTCAAGCAATGGTTCAATGAGCGCTGTAGATGTATATAATTATATTACCTTAAATATTTTAGATGAATTAAAAAGAGTTCCGGGCGTTGGAGATGCTAATGCTATAGGAAATCGTAATTATTCTTTAAGAATTTGGCTCAAACCTGATCTGTTAAACAAATTTGGAGCAACAGCCACTGATGTTATCGCGGCAGTCAATGATCAAAATGCTCAATACGCTACAGGTAAAATCGGCGAAGAGCCTGTGACTCAAAAATCGCCTTATGTTTATTCTATCACTATGCAAGGAAGATTACAAAGTCCTAGTGAATTTGAAAATATCATCCTAAGAACCAATGAAGACGGTTCGTTTTTAAGATTAAAAGATGTAGCAGATGTTGAAATAGGTTCTCAACAATACAGATCCCAGGGACGATTAAACGGAAATGATGCAGTTCCAATTATGATCAATCTCCAATCAGGAGCAAATGCCTTAAATACGGCAAAACTTGTAGAAGCTAAGATGCAAGAATTATCAAAAAGCTTTCCTGAAGGCTTAGAATATAAAATTCCATACGATACAACTAAATTTGTTATCGAGTCTATTAAAGAAGTTATAAAAACCTTTGTCGAAGCATTGATTTTGGTTATTATCGTTATGTATATGTTCTTAAAAAACTTCCGCTCGACACTCATACCTATGATCGCCGTTCCTGTTTCATTACTAGGAACTTTTGCAGGGCTTTATTTGTTAGGATTTAGTATAAATCTTTTAACATTATTTGCTCTTATATTAGCCATAGGCATAGTCGTAGATGATGCTATTATCGTGGTTGAAAATATAGATAGAATTTTGCACGAAGATGCAAATATCAGTGTTAAAGATGCTGCCATTCAAGCAATGGAAGAAGTGAGCTCACCTGTAATCTCGATTGTGCTTGTGCTTTGTGCCGTTTTCATACCTGTATCTTTTATTTCAGGCTTTGTGGGAGAAATTCAAAGACAATTTGCGCTAACTTTAGCTATATCTGTAACCATATCAGGTTTTGTAGCTCTTACCCTAACGCCTTCTTTATGCGCACTCTTTTTAAGACGCAACGAAAGCAAACCTTTTTATATCGTTCAAAAATTTAATGATTTCTTTGACTGGAGTACTTCTGTATTTAGCGCAGGAGTTGCTTACATACTTAAAAGAACTATTCGTTTTGTTTTGATTTTTTGTATTATGCTGGGTGCTATTTTTTATCTTTATAAACAAGTCCCTAGCTCTTTGGTTCCTGAAGAAGATCAAGGTTTGATGATAAGTATTGTTAACCTTCCTTCAGCTTCAGCTTTACATAGAACCATTTCAGAAGTTGACGCTATGAGTCAAGAAATCCTAAAAACCGATGGCGTAAAAGATGCGATGGCTATGATAGGATTTGATCTTTTCACAAGCTCACTTAAAGAAAATGCTGCTGCTATGTTTATAGGGCTTGAAGATTGGAAAGATAGAAATGCAAGCGCTGATGAAATCATCATGGAGCTTAATAAAAAATTTGCCTTCGATCGCGATGCGGCAAGTGTATTCATAGGACTACCTCCTATACCTGGGCTAAGCATCACGGGTGGGTTTGAAATGTATGCTCAAAACAAAAGCGGAAAAAGCTATGATCAAATTCAAGAAGATGTAAACAAACTTGTAGCAGCGGCCAATCAAAGAAAAGAATTATACAGAGTTAGAACTACTCTTGATACAAGTTTCCCACAGTATAAACTCATCATCGATAGAGATAAATTAAAACATTTTAATTTAAACATGAAAGATGTTTTTAGTACGATGAATGCAACTATAGGGACATATTATGTAAATGATTTTTCTATGCTCGGTAAAAACTTTCAAGTCAATATCCGCGCAAAAGGAGATTTTATAAATACCCAAAATGCATTGAAAAATATTTTTGTGCGTTCAAACGATGGAAAAATGATACCGCTTGACTCTTTCTTAACCCTACAAAGAAGCTCAGGACCAGATGATGTAAAACGCTTCAATCTCTTCCCAGCAGCGCAAATACAAGGACAACCTGCTCCAGGATATACTTCAGGACAAGCTATAGAAGCAATTTCTCAAGTAGCACAAGAAACTTTGGGTGATGATTATTCTATAGCTTGGAGTGGTTCAGCCTATCAAGAAGTTTCAAGCAAAGGAACAGCAAGTTATGCCTTTATTTTAGGAATGGTATTTGTATTCTTAATCCTAGCGGCACAGTATGAAAGATGGCTCATACCTTTAGCTGTTGTTACAGCAGTACCTTTTGCCGTATTTGGATCATTTTTGCTTGTATATTTAAGAGGGTTTACTAATGATATATATTTCCAAACCGGACTCTTACTTTTGATAGGGCTTTCAGCTAAAAATGCGATTTTGATCGTTGAATTTGCCATGGAAGAACGCTTCAAAAAAGGAAAAAAAGTATTTGATGCTACTGTTGCAGCTGCAAGACTTCGCTTTAGACCGATTATTATGACTTCTTTAGCCTTTACTTTTGGTGTTTTACCGATGATTTTTGCAACCGGAGCAGGAAGTGCTTCAAGACATTCTTTAGGAACAGGGCTTATTGGTGGAATGATAGCTGCTTCTACCTTAGCTATATTCTTTGTACCTTTATTTTTCTATATTTTAGAAAATTTCAATGAGTGGCTAGATAAAAAAAGAGGTAAAGTTCATGAATAA
- a CDS encoding RND efflux system, outer membrane lipoprotein CmeC — protein sequence MNKIISTSAIASLSLFISACSLSPNLNIPEANYSLDNRLGALSWEKENNHTLSKEWWKEFDDEKLNQVVDLTLRNNNDLKLAYIHMEQAAVQLGIDFSDLLPKLDGSASANRAKTAINAPSNRTGEVSYGNDFKMGLNLSYEIDLWGKYRDTYRASRSGFKASQYDYEAARLSIVSSAVQSYFNFVNANENEKALKNAYEAAQEIYQINYEKFQVGAVGEYELAQSKANLESTALQYNEAKLNKENYLKALKILTSNDLNDILYQDQAYQVFKLKDFDIPSGISSTILLQRPDISSSLEKLTQQNYLVGVARTAFLPNLSLTGLLGFESGDLNTLVEAGSRTWSIGGNFTMPIFHWGEIYQNVNLAKLNKDEAFINYQNTLTTAFGEIRYALIARKTIRLQYDNAQASESSYKRIYEIAKERYDVGEMSLQDYLQARQNWLNATVAFNNTKYSYANSIVNVIKAFGGGFEKNKDISKNIEEELKNLDMSFRE from the coding sequence ATGAATAAAATAATTTCAACAAGCGCTATAGCAAGCTTAAGCCTTTTTATTTCAGCTTGCTCCTTAAGCCCAAATTTAAATATCCCTGAAGCAAACTACAGTCTTGATAATAGACTGGGTGCTCTATCTTGGGAAAAAGAAAATAATCATACTCTTTCTAAAGAATGGTGGAAAGAATTTGATGATGAGAAATTAAATCAAGTGGTTGATTTAACCCTTCGAAATAATAATGATTTAAAACTTGCCTATATTCACATGGAACAAGCTGCGGTTCAGCTCGGTATAGATTTTAGTGATTTATTGCCAAAATTAGATGGTAGTGCTAGTGCAAACCGAGCAAAAACAGCTATAAATGCCCCAAGCAATCGTACAGGGGAAGTCAGTTATGGCAATGATTTTAAAATGGGACTTAATCTAAGCTATGAAATCGATCTTTGGGGAAAATACCGCGATACTTACCGCGCTTCAAGATCGGGCTTTAAGGCCAGTCAATATGATTATGAAGCTGCAAGACTTTCTATAGTTTCAAGCGCGGTTCAAAGCTATTTTAATTTTGTAAATGCAAATGAAAATGAAAAAGCTTTAAAAAATGCTTATGAAGCTGCGCAAGAAATTTACCAAATTAATTATGAAAAATTTCAAGTAGGGGCAGTGGGAGAATATGAACTTGCACAATCAAAAGCAAATTTAGAAAGCACTGCTTTGCAATACAATGAAGCAAAATTAAACAAAGAAAATTATCTTAAAGCTTTAAAAATTCTAACTTCAAATGATTTAAACGATATTCTTTACCAAGATCAAGCTTATCAGGTTTTCAAACTCAAAGATTTTGATATACCGAGCGGAATTTCAAGCACTATACTTTTACAGCGTCCTGATATTAGCTCTTCTTTAGAAAAACTTACTCAACAAAATTATCTAGTAGGAGTAGCTCGTACAGCTTTCTTGCCTAATCTTTCTTTAACAGGTTTGCTAGGATTTGAAAGTGGAGACTTAAATACACTTGTAGAAGCAGGTTCTAGAACTTGGAGCATAGGTGGGAATTTTACAATGCCGATTTTCCACTGGGGCGAAATTTATCAAAATGTGAATTTAGCAAAACTCAACAAAGATGAAGCTTTTATAAATTATCAAAATACCCTAACTACGGCTTTTGGAGAAATTCGCTATGCTTTAATCGCAAGAAAAACTATCCGCTTACAATATGACAATGCGCAAGCAAGTGAATCATCTTATAAAAGAATTTATGAAATAGCTAAAGAGCGTTATGATGTAGGTGAAATGTCTTTGCAAGATTATTTACAAGCGCGTCAAAATTGGCTAAATGCTACAGTTGCTTTTAATAACACTAAATACTCTTATGCTAATTCTATAGTCAATGTCATCAAGGCCTTTGGTGGTGGTTTTGAAAAAAATAAAGATATTAGTAAAAATATAGAAGAAGAATTAAAAAATTTGGATATGTCTTTTAGAGAGTAA
- a CDS encoding Oxygen-independent coproporphyrinogen III oxidase, putative → MNLFQNLALKYSHVMMERSLHESFNVELLKNPQEKQAKQDKSYMLYAHIPFCHTFCPYCSFHKYYYDEELAKIYFENLRKELVLIKDKGFDFSSMYVGGGTTLINENELLKTLELCKKLFNIKEISCESDPNHIIPEKLSMFKGIIDRLSCGIQSFDDEILKKIARYNKFGSSKQLQEKISKALGILPIFSLDLIFNFPSQTEEQLLNDLKIAKNLAPQQITTYPLMKSNLTKDNIAKSLGVEIKDNEFKYYQMIREFFKDYQQNNGWSFSLEKNQLNDEYVSSHHEYLGVGSGAFSFLDGELLINAFDLNDYAKMIQEKQNANIAKTSFTQKEIIKYIFLTEMFAGKIQIDKFNQTLNCNLEKELFKELLGLKISNAIKKENGTLITSEFGQYLFVVLMKDFYTGMDLVRAVFRDSKRLKNKDFINIMKENISSI, encoded by the coding sequence ATGAATTTGTTTCAAAATTTGGCTTTAAAATATTCTCATGTCATGATGGAAAGATCATTGCATGAAAGTTTCAATGTCGAACTTTTAAAAAATCCTCAAGAAAAACAAGCAAAGCAAGATAAAAGCTATATGCTTTATGCTCATATACCTTTTTGTCATACTTTTTGTCCTTATTGTAGTTTTCATAAATACTATTATGATGAGGAATTGGCTAAAATTTATTTTGAGAATTTAAGAAAAGAGCTTGTACTTATAAAAGATAAAGGTTTTGATTTTAGCTCGATGTATGTAGGGGGTGGAACAACATTAATTAATGAAAATGAATTATTAAAAACTCTAGAGCTTTGTAAAAAACTTTTTAATATCAAAGAAATTTCTTGCGAAAGTGATCCTAATCATATAATCCCTGAAAAACTCTCTATGTTTAAAGGCATAATTGATCGCTTAAGCTGTGGAATTCAAAGTTTTGATGATGAAATTTTAAAAAAAATAGCAAGATATAACAAATTTGGATCTTCTAAACAACTGCAAGAAAAAATTTCAAAAGCTTTAGGAATTTTACCGATTTTTAGTCTTGATTTAATTTTTAATTTCCCATCGCAAACAGAAGAACAACTTTTAAATGATTTAAAAATCGCTAAAAATTTAGCTCCTCAGCAAATCACAACCTATCCTTTAATGAAATCCAATCTAACCAAAGACAATATAGCCAAAAGCCTTGGCGTTGAAATCAAAGACAATGAATTTAAATACTATCAAATGATACGGGAGTTTTTCAAAGATTATCAGCAAAATAATGGCTGGAGTTTTTCTTTAGAAAAAAATCAACTCAACGATGAATATGTAAGCTCTCATCATGAATATTTAGGGGTTGGAAGTGGAGCTTTTAGCTTTTTAGATGGAGAATTACTTATCAATGCTTTTGATTTAAATGATTATGCAAAAATGATACAAGAAAAACAAAATGCCAATATAGCAAAAACGAGTTTTACACAAAAAGAAATTATCAAATACATATTTTTAACTGAAATGTTTGCAGGAAAAATACAAATTGATAAATTCAATCAAACCCTTAATTGCAATCTTGAAAAAGAACTCTTTAAAGAACTTTTAGGACTTAAAATAAGTAATGCTATCAAAAAAGAAAATGGCACTTTGATTACAAGTGAATTTGGGCAGTATCTCTTTGTAGTCTTGATGAAAGATTTTTACACAGGAATGGATCTTGTGCGTGCGGTATTTAGAGACAGCAAACGCTTGAAAAATAAAGATTTTATCAATATAATGAAAGAAAATATAAGTTCTATTTAA
- a CDS encoding Protoporphyrinogen IX oxidase, novel form, HemJ encodes MTEWINEYYFWIKWVHYLAFVSWMAGLFYLPRLFVYHAENKNNKGFIDVVKIQERRLYFGIQNPAMIATVISGSLMLHAHKEVLMVGSGFMHVKLTCATLLIIFHIHNYFCLKALANDTSTKSGRYFRIYNEFPTLMFIIIALMMVIRPF; translated from the coding sequence ATGACAGAGTGGATTAATGAGTATTATTTTTGGATCAAATGGGTGCATTATTTAGCATTTGTTTCTTGGATGGCAGGACTTTTTTATTTGCCCCGTTTATTTGTATACCACGCGGAAAATAAGAATAATAAAGGTTTTATCGATGTTGTAAAGATTCAAGAGAGAAGGCTTTATTTTGGCATACAAAATCCTGCGATGATAGCAACGGTTATTAGCGGAAGTTTAATGCTGCATGCTCATAAAGAAGTTTTGATGGTAGGTTCTGGATTTATGCATGTAAAACTTACCTGTGCTACGCTTTTAATCATTTTTCATATACATAATTATTTTTGTTTAAAAGCCTTGGCAAATGATACTTCTACAAAAAGTGGAAGATATTTTAGAATTTATAATGAATTTCCTACTTTAATGTTTATTATCATTGCTTTAATGATGGTAATTCGTCCGTTTTAA
- a CDS encoding Lipoprotein signal peptidase codes for MVKRYKTILIFILVFIVVFAFDQWVKSLTLSGLRWQSEYLDLTYALNTGVAFSMFSFLEHYLKYLHLALILVLFIYLLWQKQFLREHWVAFGMMLGAGCSNLLDRFIHGGVVDMFFWHKWFHFAIFNVADVMINISVALILIKEIFMKKGKK; via the coding sequence ATGGTTAAAAGATATAAAACTATCTTAATATTTATTTTAGTTTTTATTGTAGTTTTTGCTTTTGATCAGTGGGTAAAGTCTTTAACTTTATCGGGTTTGCGTTGGCAAAGTGAGTATTTGGATTTAACTTATGCTCTAAACACAGGAGTTGCTTTTTCCATGTTTAGTTTTTTAGAGCATTATTTAAAATACTTGCATTTAGCTTTGATATTAGTACTTTTTATATATCTTTTATGGCAAAAACAATTTCTAAGAGAACATTGGGTGGCTTTTGGTATGATGCTAGGAGCGGGGTGTTCGAATTTGCTTGACCGTTTTATACACGGAGGAGTGGTGGATATGTTTTTTTGGCATAAATGGTTTCATTTTGCTATTTTTAATGTAGCAGATGTGATGATAAATATAAGCGTTGCTTTAATCTTGATAAAAGAAATTTTTATGAAAAAAGGAAAAAAATGA
- a CDS encoding Phosphoglucosamine mutase gives MKLFGTDGVRGKAGEFLDSFLAMRLAMAAGIYFKDKSITNNILVGKDTRRSGYMIENAIVSGLTSIGYNVIEIGPMPTPAIAFLTEDMRCDAGIMISASHNPYYDNGIKFFDAHGNKLSEDIEKKIEEIYYDDKLIQSSKVDMDKIGQAKRIDDVIGRYIVSIKNSFPKDLTLKSLRVVLDVAHGAAYKVAPTVFKELGAEVIVMSDKPNGLNINENCGALHPSNLAAEVKRLRADVGFAFDGDADRLVVVDEKGEVANGDSLLGVLALFLKEQGKLKSSVVATIMSNGALKEFLNQHGIELDTCNVGDKYVLEKLKAKGGNFGGEQSGHIIFSDYAKTGDGLIAALQFSALMLCKKKSASTILGQIKPYPQLLTNLKISEKKDLDKIKGLKELKQDLENKNINVLFRYSGTENLIRLLLEAKDTKILEKEMKNVVEFFKKALNG, from the coding sequence ATGAAACTTTTTGGAACAGATGGCGTTCGTGGAAAAGCGGGCGAATTTTTAGATAGCTTTTTAGCGATGCGTCTTGCCATGGCTGCTGGAATTTACTTTAAAGATAAGAGTATTACAAATAATATTTTAGTAGGTAAAGATACAAGAAGAAGTGGTTATATGATAGAAAATGCTATTGTTTCGGGTCTTACTTCTATAGGATATAATGTGATAGAAATAGGTCCTATGCCAACACCTGCAATTGCGTTTTTAACTGAAGATATGCGTTGTGATGCAGGTATTATGATTTCAGCTTCTCACAATCCTTATTATGATAATGGGATTAAATTTTTTGATGCACACGGAAATAAGCTTAGCGAAGATATAGAAAAAAAGATCGAAGAAATTTATTATGATGATAAGCTTATACAAAGCTCTAAAGTTGATATGGATAAAATCGGACAGGCTAAAAGAATTGATGATGTTATAGGAAGATATATTGTTTCTATTAAGAATTCTTTCCCTAAGGATTTAACTCTAAAATCATTGCGTGTAGTCTTAGATGTAGCTCATGGAGCAGCTTATAAAGTAGCTCCAACTGTTTTTAAAGAACTTGGAGCTGAAGTTATAGTGATGAGTGATAAACCTAATGGGCTCAATATCAATGAAAATTGCGGAGCTTTGCATCCTTCAAATTTGGCCGCTGAAGTAAAGCGTTTGCGTGCGGATGTCGGTTTTGCTTTTGATGGCGATGCAGATCGTTTGGTTGTGGTGGATGAGAAGGGTGAGGTAGCAAATGGAGACAGTCTGCTTGGAGTTTTAGCCCTTTTCTTAAAAGAACAGGGTAAGTTAAAATCTAGTGTAGTAGCTACTATCATGAGTAATGGAGCTTTGAAAGAATTTTTAAATCAGCACGGTATAGAGCTTGATACTTGTAATGTAGGTGATAAATATGTGCTTGAGAAGCTAAAAGCCAAGGGTGGAAATTTCGGCGGAGAGCAAAGCGGGCATATTATTTTTAGCGATTATGCAAAAACAGGAGATGGTCTTATAGCAGCTTTACAATTTAGCGCTTTGATGCTTTGTAAGAAAAAATCCGCAAGTACTATTTTAGGGCAAATCAAACCTTATCCACAACTTTTAACCAATCTTAAAATTTCAGAGAAAAAAGATTTAGATAAGATTAAGGGTTTAAAAGAATTAAAACAGGATTTGGAAAATAAAAATATCAATGTGTTATTTCGCTATTCTGGAACAGAAAATTTGATCAGACTTTTACTAGAAGCCAAAGATACTAAAATTTTAGAAAAAGAAATGAAAAATGTGGTTGAATTTTTCAAGAAAGCATTGAATGGTTAA
- a CDS encoding Cytochrome c551 peroxidase, giving the protein MMKVKSLLIASLVAFSSLNAQSLIEEAKNSGLVALPKDQKGVDEILKANGVKATEFTLDKVELGKKLYFEPRLSKSGIISCNTCHNLGLGGTDGISAAVGHKWTANPHHLNSPTVYNAVLNTTQFWDGRAGTLADQAKGPIESEAEMATPAKLAVEKIASLPEYVAEFKKIYGKSGVSFDNIADAIANFERTLITPSRFDNFLNGDEKALTKEEQKGLKLFIDKGCVACHNGVNLGGNMQAFEVAGKYKFADLGDFKGDENGMVKTPTLRNIVETAPYFHNGAIWKLTDAIKEMGSVQLGIQISDKEAKSIETFLKSLTGAKPAVVYPQLPVSTEKTPKPEL; this is encoded by the coding sequence ATGATGAAAGTCAAATCATTATTGATTGCATCATTAGTTGCTTTTTCAAGTTTGAATGCCCAAAGTCTTATAGAAGAGGCTAAAAATTCAGGTTTAGTTGCTTTGCCAAAAGATCAAAAAGGCGTAGATGAAATTCTAAAAGCTAATGGGGTAAAGGCTACTGAATTTACTCTTGATAAAGTTGAGCTTGGTAAAAAGCTTTATTTTGAACCTCGTCTTTCAAAAAGTGGAATTATTTCATGTAATACTTGTCACAATCTAGGGCTTGGTGGAACTGATGGTATCAGTGCAGCAGTAGGACATAAATGGACTGCAAACCCTCATCACTTAAATTCTCCAACTGTGTACAATGCTGTTTTAAATACGACCCAATTTTGGGATGGACGCGCAGGAACTTTAGCTGATCAAGCCAAAGGCCCTATCGAATCTGAAGCTGAAATGGCAACTCCAGCAAAATTAGCTGTAGAAAAAATCGCTTCTTTACCTGAATATGTTGCAGAATTTAAGAAAATTTATGGCAAAAGCGGCGTAAGTTTTGACAATATTGCTGATGCAATAGCAAATTTTGAAAGAACTTTAATTACTCCATCTCGCTTTGATAACTTCTTAAACGGAGATGAAAAAGCTTTAACTAAAGAAGAACAAAAAGGTTTAAAACTTTTCATTGATAAAGGTTGTGTAGCTTGTCATAATGGTGTAAATTTAGGTGGAAATATGCAAGCATTTGAGGTTGCAGGTAAATATAAATTTGCAGATTTGGGTGATTTTAAAGGCGATGAAAATGGCATGGTTAAAACTCCAACTTTAAGAAATATAGTTGAAACAGCTCCATATTTCCATAATGGTGCGATATGGAAATTAACTGATGCGATTAAAGAAATGGGTAGCGTGCAACTTGGCATTCAAATTTCTGATAAAGAAGCAAAAAGTATAGAAACTTTCTTAAAATCTTTAACTGGAGCTAAACCAGCGGTGGTTTACCCTCAACTTCCTGTTTCTACAGAAAAAACTCCAAAGCCTGAACTATAA
- a CDS encoding Acyl-phosphate:glycerol-3-phosphate O-acyltransferase PlsY, with product MENLIIYAIAYLLGSIPFGLILAKQFAKINIQNQGSKSIGATNVLRVVKEKDPVLAKKLAIATIILDFAKATIPLLILQYLNYDLNLLWTVAVLTVFGHCFSIYLLFEGGKGVATGAGAMIVLLPLELLTAFIVWFIVGKIFKISSLASLLALLVFIGSSFVFNYDMQTIKTHAPVFIIAFIIIYKHLPNIKRLVFKEECKVI from the coding sequence ATGGAAAATTTAATTATTTATGCGATCGCCTATCTTTTGGGCTCCATTCCTTTTGGTTTAATTTTAGCCAAACAATTTGCTAAGATTAATATACAAAATCAAGGCTCAAAAAGTATAGGCGCAACCAATGTATTAAGAGTTGTTAAAGAAAAAGATCCTGTTTTAGCAAAAAAACTTGCAATCGCTACTATTATTTTAGATTTCGCAAAAGCAACTATACCTTTACTTATACTTCAATATTTAAATTATGATTTAAATCTACTTTGGACTGTTGCAGTTTTAACGGTATTTGGACACTGTTTTTCTATCTATCTTTTATTTGAAGGTGGAAAAGGGGTTGCAACTGGAGCAGGCGCCATGATAGTACTTTTGCCCTTAGAACTTCTAACAGCATTTATAGTTTGGTTTATCGTAGGTAAAATTTTTAAAATTTCATCTTTGGCATCTTTATTGGCTTTGTTGGTTTTTATAGGAAGCTCTTTTGTCTTTAATTACGATATGCAAACCATCAAGACGCATGCGCCTGTATTTATTATAGCTTTTATAATTATTTATAAGCACTTACCCAATATCAAAAGATTGGTTTTTAAAGAAGAATGCAAAGTTATATAA
- a CDS encoding Dihydroneopterin aldolase: MQSYINIKMQFKCIIGILKFERKKKQKVCVHLKAKANDFLDYAKVSKKIKKYYKKEQFLTLEESLEFICAKLHTKFPQIYYIKISTYKPEIIKNARVGVKLKKFY, from the coding sequence ATGCAAAGTTATATAAATATCAAAATGCAGTTTAAATGCATTATAGGAATATTAAAATTTGAACGCAAGAAAAAACAAAAAGTTTGCGTTCATCTTAAAGCTAAGGCAAATGATTTTTTAGACTATGCTAAAGTATCAAAAAAAATTAAAAAATACTATAAAAAAGAGCAATTTCTTACCCTAGAAGAATCTTTAGAATTTATTTGTGCAAAATTACATACAAAATTTCCACAAATTTACTATATTAAAATCTCAACTTATAAACCTGAAATAATCAAAAATGCAAGAGTTGGTGTGAAATTAAAGAAATTTTATTAA
- a CDS encoding Phosphate regulon transcriptional regulatory protein PhoB (SphR): MRILVIEDEISLNKTIIDNLNEFGYQTDSSENFKDGEYFIGIRHYDLVLANWNLPDGEGAELINTIKHKSPRTSVMIMSAKTDKDTEIKALKAGADDFVKKPLDFDILLARIEARLRLGGTNVIKIEDLVIDPDEGKNNL; this comes from the coding sequence ATGAGGATTTTAGTTATAGAGGATGAGATTAGCCTTAATAAAACTATCATAGACAATCTTAATGAATTTGGATATCAAACTGATTCTTCAGAAAATTTCAAAGACGGTGAATATTTTATCGGTATAAGACATTATGATCTAGTATTAGCAAATTGGAATTTACCTGATGGCGAAGGTGCAGAACTTATAAACACAATCAAACACAAATCTCCAAGAACTTCTGTGATGATCATGTCTGCAAAAACAGATAAAGATACAGAAATCAAAGCATTAAAAGCTGGAGCGGATGATTTTGTAAAAAAACCTCTAGATTTTGACATTTTATTAGCTAGAATAGAAGCAAGACTTAGACTTGGCGGCACCAATGTGATCAAAATAGAAGATTTAGTTATAGATCCTGATGAAGGAAAAAATAACCTATAA